The Pan troglodytes isolate AG18354 chromosome 1, NHGRI_mPanTro3-v2.0_pri, whole genome shotgun sequence genome includes a region encoding these proteins:
- the SLC9A1 gene encoding sodium/hydrogen exchanger 1 isoform X2, giving the protein MGKDACPGFHVIPTISSIVPESCLLIVVGLLVGGLIKGVGETPPFLQSDVFFLFLLPPIILDAGYFLPLRQFTENLGTILIFAVVGTLWNAFFLGGLMYAVCLVGGEQINNIGLLDNLLFGSIISAVDPVAVLAVFEEIHINELLHILVFGESLLNDAVTVVLYHLFEEFANYEHVGIVDIFLGFLSFFVVALGGVFVGVVYGVFAAFTSRFTSHIRVIEPLFVFLYSYMAYLSAELFHLSGIMALIASGVVMRPYVEANISHKSHTTIKYFLKMWSSVSETLIFIFLGVSTVAGSHHWNWTFVISTLLFCLIARVLGVLGLTWFINKFRIVKLTPKDQFIIAYGGLRGAIAFSLGYLLDKKHFPMCDLFLTAIITVIFFTVFVQGMTIRPLVDLLAVKKKQETKRSINEEIHTQFLDHLLTGIEDICGHYGHHHWKDKLNRFNKKYVKKCLIAGERSKEPQLIAFYHKMEMKQAIELVESGGMGKIPSAVSTVSMQNIHPKSLPSERILPALSKDKEEEIRKILRNNLQKTRQRLRSYNRHTLVADPYEEAWNQMLLRRQKARQLEQKINNYLTVPAHKLDSPTMSRARIGSDPLAYEPKEDLPVITIDPASPQSPESVDLVNEELKGKVLGLSRDPAKVAEEDEDDDGGIMMRSKETSSPGTDDVFTPAPSDSPSSQRIQRCLSDPGPHPEPGEGEPFFPKGQ; this is encoded by the exons GTTTCCATGTGATCCCCACTATCTCAAGCATCGTCCCGGAGAGCTGCCTGCTGATCGTGGTGGGGCTGCTGGTGGGGGGCCTGATCAAGGGTGTAGGCGAGACACCCCCCTTCCTGCAGTCCGacgtcttcttcctcttcctgctgCCGCCCATCATCCTGGACGCGGGCTACTTCCTGCCACTGCGGCAGTTCACAGAAAACCTGGGCACCATCCTGATCTTTGCCGTGGTGGGCACGCTGTGGAACGCCTTCTTCCTGGGCGGCCTCATGTACGCCGTGTGCCTGGTGGGCGGTGAGCAGATCAACAACATCGGCCTCCTGGACAACCTGCTCTTCGGCAGCATCATCTCGGCCGTGGACCCCGTGGCGGTTCTGGCTGTCTTTGAGGAAATTCACATCAATGAGCTGCTGCACATCCTTGTTTTTGGGGAGTCCTTGCTCAATGACGCCGTCACTGTG GTCCTGTATCACCTCTTTGAGGAGTTTGCCAACTACGAACACGTGGGCATCGTGGACATCTTCCTCGGCTTCCTGAGCTTCTTCGTGGTGGCCCTGGGCGGGGTGTTTGTGGGCGTGGTCTACGGGGTCTTCGCAGCCTTCACCTCCCGATTTACCTCCCACATCCGGGTCATCGAGCCGCTCTTCGTCTTCCTCTACAGCTACATGGCCTACTTGTCAGCCGAGCTCTTCCACCTGTCAGGCATCATGGC GCTCATAGCCTCAGGAGTGGTGATGCGCCCCTATGTGGAGGCCAACATCTCCCACAAGTCCCACACCACCATCAAATACTTCCTGAAGATGTGGAGCAGCGTCAGCGAGACCCTCATCTTCATCTTCCTCGGCGTCTCCACGGTGGCCGGCTCCCACCACTGGAACTGGACCTTCGTCATCAGCACCCTGCTCTTCTGCCTCATCGCCCGCGTGCTGG GGGTGCTGGGCCTGACCTGGTTCATCAACAAGTTCCGTATCGTGAAGCTGACCCCCAAGGACCAGTTCATCATCGCCTATGGGGGCCTGCGAGGGGCCATCGCCTTCTCTCTGGGCTACCTCCTGGACAAGAAACACTTCCCCATGTGTGACCTGTTCCTCACTGCCATCATCACCGTCATCTTCTTCACCGTCTTTGTGCAG GGCATGACCATTCGGCCCCTGGTAGACCTGTTGGCTGTGAAGAAAAAGCAAGAGACGAAGCGCTCCATCAACGAAGAGATCCACACACAG TTCCTGGACCACCTTCTGACAGGCATCGAGGACATCTGTGGCCACTACGGTCACCACCACTGGAAGGACAA gCTCAACCGGTTTAATAAGAAATATGTGAAGAAGTGTCTGATAGCTGGCGAGCGCTCCAAGGAGCCCCAGCTCATTGCCTTCTACCACAAGATGGAGATGAAGCAGGCCATCGAGCTGGTGGAGAGCGGGGGCATGGGCAAGATCCCCTCTGCTGTCTCCACCGTCTCCATGCA GAACATCCACCCCAAGTCCCTGCCTTCCGAGCGCATCCTGCCAGCACTGTCcaaggacaaggaggaggagaTCCGCAAAATCCTGAGGAACAACTTGCAGAAGACCAGGCAGCGG CTGCGGTCCTACAACAGACACACGCTGGTGGCAGACCCCTACGAGGAAGCCTGGAACCAGATGCTGCTCCGGAGGCAGAAGGCCCGGCAGCTGGAGCAGAAG ATCAACAACTACCTGACGGTGCCAGCCCACAAGCTGGACTCACCCACCATGTCTCGGGCCCGCATCGGCTCAG ACCCACTGGCCTATGAGCCGAAGGAGGACCTGCCTGTCATCACCATCGACCCGGCTTCCCCGCAGTCACCCGAGTCTGTGGACCTGGTGAATGAGGAGCTGAAGGGCAAAGTCTTAGGGTTGAGCCGGGATCCTGCAAAGGTGGCTGAGGAGGACGAGGACGACGATGGGGGCATCATGATGCGGAGCAAGGAGACTTCGTCCCCAGGAACCGACGATGTCTTCACCCCCGCGCCCAGTGACAGCCCCAGCTCCCAGAGGATACAGCGCTGCCTCAGTGACCCAGGCCCACaccctgagcctggggagggagAACCGTTCTTCCCCAAGGGGCAGTAA
- the SLC9A1 gene encoding sodium/hydrogen exchanger 1 isoform X3 — MYAVCLVGGEQINNIGLLDNLLFGSIISAVDPVAVLAVFEEIHINELLHILVFGESLLNDAVTVVLYHLFEEFANYEHVGIVDIFLGFLSFFVVALGGVFVGVVYGVFAAFTSRFTSHIRVIEPLFVFLYSYMAYLSAELFHLSGIMALIASGVVMRPYVEANISHKSHTTIKYFLKMWSSVSETLIFIFLGVSTVAGSHHWNWTFVISTLLFCLIARVLGVLGLTWFINKFRIVKLTPKDQFIIAYGGLRGAIAFSLGYLLDKKHFPMCDLFLTAIITVIFFTVFVQGMTIRPLVDLLAVKKKQETKRSINEEIHTQFLDHLLTGIEDICGHYGHHHWKDKLNRFNKKYVKKCLIAGERSKEPQLIAFYHKMEMKQAIELVESGGMGKIPSAVSTVSMQNIHPKSLPSERILPALSKDKEEEIRKILRNNLQKTRQRLRSYNRHTLVADPYEEAWNQMLLRRQKARQLEQKINNYLTVPAHKLDSPTMSRARIGSDPLAYEPKEDLPVITIDPASPQSPESVDLVNEELKGKVLGLSRDPAKVAEEDEDDDGGIMMRSKETSSPGTDDVFTPAPSDSPSSQRIQRCLSDPGPHPEPGEGEPFFPKGQ, encoded by the exons ATGTACGCCGTGTGCCTGGTGGGCGGTGAGCAGATCAACAACATCGGCCTCCTGGACAACCTGCTCTTCGGCAGCATCATCTCGGCCGTGGACCCCGTGGCGGTTCTGGCTGTCTTTGAGGAAATTCACATCAATGAGCTGCTGCACATCCTTGTTTTTGGGGAGTCCTTGCTCAATGACGCCGTCACTGTG GTCCTGTATCACCTCTTTGAGGAGTTTGCCAACTACGAACACGTGGGCATCGTGGACATCTTCCTCGGCTTCCTGAGCTTCTTCGTGGTGGCCCTGGGCGGGGTGTTTGTGGGCGTGGTCTACGGGGTCTTCGCAGCCTTCACCTCCCGATTTACCTCCCACATCCGGGTCATCGAGCCGCTCTTCGTCTTCCTCTACAGCTACATGGCCTACTTGTCAGCCGAGCTCTTCCACCTGTCAGGCATCATGGC GCTCATAGCCTCAGGAGTGGTGATGCGCCCCTATGTGGAGGCCAACATCTCCCACAAGTCCCACACCACCATCAAATACTTCCTGAAGATGTGGAGCAGCGTCAGCGAGACCCTCATCTTCATCTTCCTCGGCGTCTCCACGGTGGCCGGCTCCCACCACTGGAACTGGACCTTCGTCATCAGCACCCTGCTCTTCTGCCTCATCGCCCGCGTGCTGG GGGTGCTGGGCCTGACCTGGTTCATCAACAAGTTCCGTATCGTGAAGCTGACCCCCAAGGACCAGTTCATCATCGCCTATGGGGGCCTGCGAGGGGCCATCGCCTTCTCTCTGGGCTACCTCCTGGACAAGAAACACTTCCCCATGTGTGACCTGTTCCTCACTGCCATCATCACCGTCATCTTCTTCACCGTCTTTGTGCAG GGCATGACCATTCGGCCCCTGGTAGACCTGTTGGCTGTGAAGAAAAAGCAAGAGACGAAGCGCTCCATCAACGAAGAGATCCACACACAG TTCCTGGACCACCTTCTGACAGGCATCGAGGACATCTGTGGCCACTACGGTCACCACCACTGGAAGGACAA gCTCAACCGGTTTAATAAGAAATATGTGAAGAAGTGTCTGATAGCTGGCGAGCGCTCCAAGGAGCCCCAGCTCATTGCCTTCTACCACAAGATGGAGATGAAGCAGGCCATCGAGCTGGTGGAGAGCGGGGGCATGGGCAAGATCCCCTCTGCTGTCTCCACCGTCTCCATGCA GAACATCCACCCCAAGTCCCTGCCTTCCGAGCGCATCCTGCCAGCACTGTCcaaggacaaggaggaggagaTCCGCAAAATCCTGAGGAACAACTTGCAGAAGACCAGGCAGCGG CTGCGGTCCTACAACAGACACACGCTGGTGGCAGACCCCTACGAGGAAGCCTGGAACCAGATGCTGCTCCGGAGGCAGAAGGCCCGGCAGCTGGAGCAGAAG ATCAACAACTACCTGACGGTGCCAGCCCACAAGCTGGACTCACCCACCATGTCTCGGGCCCGCATCGGCTCAG ACCCACTGGCCTATGAGCCGAAGGAGGACCTGCCTGTCATCACCATCGACCCGGCTTCCCCGCAGTCACCCGAGTCTGTGGACCTGGTGAATGAGGAGCTGAAGGGCAAAGTCTTAGGGTTGAGCCGGGATCCTGCAAAGGTGGCTGAGGAGGACGAGGACGACGATGGGGGCATCATGATGCGGAGCAAGGAGACTTCGTCCCCAGGAACCGACGATGTCTTCACCCCCGCGCCCAGTGACAGCCCCAGCTCCCAGAGGATACAGCGCTGCCTCAGTGACCCAGGCCCACaccctgagcctggggagggagAACCGTTCTTCCCCAAGGGGCAGTAA